In a single window of the Pandoraea pulmonicola genome:
- a CDS encoding RNA polymerase sigma factor: MADSSRATLRDLLVQRYGQLRTLLSRKLGSSELAGDALQDTWLRLENTEPLEAVRNPGAYLYRMAYHAAIDKQRAEGRRLSVGEVEAMLDLVSPEPGPAQIAEANSDLNELVRVLEQMPPRRRDILLAVRLDGLAQREVAERFGISLRLVELELKRAQEFCAEHIER; this comes from the coding sequence ATGGCCGATAGCAGCCGCGCGACGCTGCGCGACCTGCTCGTTCAGCGCTACGGACAACTCAGGACGCTGCTTTCACGCAAGCTCGGTTCGTCCGAGCTGGCGGGCGACGCGTTGCAGGATACGTGGCTGCGTCTGGAGAACACGGAGCCGCTCGAGGCGGTGCGCAATCCGGGGGCCTATCTGTACCGGATGGCCTACCACGCGGCCATCGACAAGCAACGCGCCGAGGGCCGTCGTCTGAGCGTCGGCGAAGTCGAAGCGATGCTCGATCTGGTCAGCCCCGAGCCGGGGCCTGCCCAGATCGCCGAAGCGAATTCCGATCTGAACGAACTCGTGCGCGTGCTCGAGCAGATGCCGCCGCGCCGTCGCGACATTCTGCTGGCCGTGCGTCTGGACGGGCTCGCGCAGCGCGAGGTGGCCGAACGGTTCGGAATCTCCTTGCGCCTCGTGGAACTGGAGCTCAAACGCGCGCAGGAGTTTTGCGCCGAACACATCGAACGATAG
- a CDS encoding secretin and TonB N-terminal domain-containing protein: MTPADAGAQPLQRFDIAAQSLQSALEAYGALTDVSLLYDSSLTAGRRSTPVQGEMTARAALQLLLEGSGLTPRYTGEKTVALVPARQRTPDMPSESPGDAAHAGNAAAHRYFGLVQARVHDAFCAQPLLAQGTRRIALRLWIDASGAIGPVSLLASSGDLKIDKLVVTALQGVRIGEPVPPSLAQPFTFVVLPRASGRTWGCVPANDAVAAPDEPPVSRPARAGGQHGR; the protein is encoded by the coding sequence GTGACGCCGGCCGACGCTGGGGCACAGCCGCTGCAGCGCTTCGACATCGCCGCGCAGTCGTTGCAGTCGGCACTCGAAGCCTACGGCGCACTCACCGACGTTTCCCTGCTGTACGACAGTTCCCTCACCGCCGGGCGCCGCTCAACCCCTGTGCAAGGCGAAATGACCGCCCGTGCGGCACTTCAGCTCCTGCTCGAAGGCAGCGGACTCACGCCGCGCTATACCGGGGAAAAGACGGTGGCGCTCGTGCCCGCACGGCAGCGCACGCCCGATATGCCGTCCGAATCGCCGGGCGACGCCGCCCACGCTGGCAATGCCGCCGCCCACCGCTACTTCGGACTCGTGCAGGCACGTGTGCACGATGCCTTCTGCGCACAGCCGCTGCTCGCCCAAGGCACCCGTCGTATTGCGCTGCGCCTGTGGATCGACGCCTCCGGCGCGATCGGGCCGGTATCGCTGCTGGCGTCGAGCGGTGACCTCAAGATCGACAAACTGGTGGTCACGGCGCTGCAAGGGGTGCGTATCGGCGAACCCGTGCCACCGTCGCTCGCCCAACCGTTCACGTTCGTGGTGCTGCCGCGCGCTTCGGGCAGGACCTGGGGCTGTGTCCCGGCGAACGATGCGGTAGCCGCGCCCGACGAGCCGCCGGTGAGCCGTCCCGCGAGGGCGGGAGGCCAGCATGGCCGATAG
- a CDS encoding FecR family protein, with protein MNAAPESPTRPDTTHAMQRDAHAWVRRLTSGEATVADAHALKQWCDASPAHAAAFAEARRLWRDLGPAGERVRARTRAQVPRPARVGRRLFLGGALASVAGVGAAVVAPAGFWGAMASMASADYRTSAGEQRQIALADRVTVDLNTRTSIALTSKARPAQGVDLLDGEIAVDNSRSPGPFVVAAAGGRVIGTQANFEVRHLDARVCVTCVSGGVRVELGGRSVQLAARQQVAFEGQRLGRATAVDTAATSAWRNGVLVFRDTPLGEVVGEINRYRSGRVVVFDSHLAQSRLSGRFRIDRLGEIFAQIQEVLGARVTQLPGGIVVVG; from the coding sequence ATGAACGCCGCACCCGAGAGCCCGACCCGACCCGATACGACGCATGCGATGCAGCGCGACGCGCACGCATGGGTGCGCCGTCTCACGTCCGGCGAGGCGACCGTTGCAGACGCACACGCACTGAAGCAATGGTGCGACGCGAGCCCCGCGCATGCCGCGGCGTTCGCCGAGGCGCGCCGCCTGTGGCGCGACCTGGGCCCGGCCGGCGAGAGGGTACGGGCGCGCACGCGCGCGCAGGTGCCGCGGCCGGCGCGTGTCGGCAGGCGTCTGTTTCTCGGCGGCGCGCTTGCGTCGGTCGCGGGTGTGGGCGCGGCGGTGGTCGCGCCTGCCGGCTTCTGGGGCGCCATGGCGTCGATGGCGAGTGCCGACTATCGGACCTCGGCCGGCGAGCAACGCCAGATCGCGCTGGCCGATCGCGTCACGGTCGATCTCAATACGCGCACGAGCATTGCCTTGACGAGCAAGGCGAGGCCGGCACAGGGCGTGGATCTGCTCGATGGCGAGATTGCCGTCGACAATTCGCGAAGCCCCGGGCCGTTCGTCGTGGCGGCGGCCGGCGGCCGGGTGATCGGAACACAGGCCAACTTCGAAGTCCGTCACCTCGATGCGCGCGTTTGCGTGACCTGTGTGTCTGGCGGCGTACGCGTCGAGTTGGGCGGGCGCAGCGTGCAACTCGCAGCGCGCCAGCAGGTGGCGTTCGAAGGTCAGCGTCTCGGACGGGCGACTGCCGTGGATACGGCGGCGACGTCGGCGTGGCGAAACGGCGTGCTGGTGTTCCGCGATACGCCGCTTGGCGAGGTGGTCGGCGAGATCAATCGCTATCGGTCCGGGCGCGTGGTGGTGTTTGACAGCCATCTCGCGCAAAGCCGCCTGAGCGGGCGCTTTCGCATCGACCGGCTCGGCGAGATTTTCGCGCAGATACAGGAAGTGCTCGGCGCGCGCGTGACGCAATTGCCGGGCGGTATCGTCGTCGTCGGCTGA
- a CDS encoding short-chain fatty acid transporter, with the protein MKPGTSLSSTTAPRDGGLLERLAASVTRWSERWFPDAYLFAALAVIVCAGGALAIGVPVVKVGVAFGDGFWSLIPFTMQMAVVAISGYVVAVSPPASALIRKMAAVPRSGRSAVAYVAFVSIALSLFNWAISLVFSGLLVRAIARRDDIRMDYRAGGAAAYLGMGATWALGLSSSAAQLQANPASLPKALIEITGVIPFSDTIFLPQSMAIAAVLTVVSVALAYYSAPRDDRATVAADLGVSLDDAAKSYERPQRPGDWLEYSPLVTVLIVALGVLWIGHEFTTKDPLLAISNLNTYNFLFLMLGMLLNWRPRRFLDAIAKSVPSVAGVLIQFPLYGGIAYLLTKAPGLDGQTLSHHLSSFFVAISSQESFPGVMGVYSAVLGFFVPSGGGKWIIEAPYVMQAANDLHVHLGWAVTVYNAAEALPNLINPFWMLPLLGVLGLRARDVVGYTFTQLLVHFPVVIVMLWWLARTLTYHPPVMP; encoded by the coding sequence ATGAAACCGGGAACTTCTCTATCGAGCACGACGGCGCCGCGGGACGGCGGCCTTCTTGAACGTCTGGCGGCATCGGTCACGCGGTGGTCCGAGCGCTGGTTTCCCGACGCCTACCTGTTCGCTGCACTGGCGGTCATCGTCTGCGCGGGCGGGGCACTGGCCATCGGCGTGCCGGTGGTCAAGGTCGGCGTCGCATTCGGTGACGGCTTCTGGAGCCTGATTCCGTTCACCATGCAGATGGCCGTCGTCGCCATCTCGGGGTACGTGGTGGCGGTCTCGCCGCCGGCGTCCGCGCTCATCCGCAAGATGGCCGCGGTGCCGCGCAGCGGTCGCAGCGCGGTGGCTTACGTGGCCTTCGTGAGCATCGCGCTTTCGCTGTTCAACTGGGCGATCAGTCTGGTGTTCAGCGGCTTGCTGGTGCGGGCGATCGCGCGGCGCGACGACATCCGCATGGACTACCGTGCTGGCGGCGCCGCCGCCTATCTGGGCATGGGCGCGACGTGGGCGCTGGGTTTGAGCTCGTCGGCGGCGCAGTTGCAGGCGAACCCGGCCAGTCTGCCGAAGGCGCTGATCGAGATCACTGGCGTCATTCCGTTCTCGGACACGATTTTCCTGCCGCAATCGATGGCGATTGCCGCCGTGTTGACAGTGGTGTCCGTGGCCCTCGCGTACTACTCGGCACCGCGCGACGACCGTGCCACGGTGGCTGCCGACCTCGGCGTGTCGCTCGACGACGCTGCGAAATCCTACGAGCGTCCGCAGCGCCCGGGCGACTGGCTCGAATACAGCCCACTCGTGACGGTGCTGATCGTGGCGCTCGGCGTGCTGTGGATCGGGCATGAATTCACGACCAAGGACCCGCTGCTGGCCATCTCGAACCTGAACACCTACAACTTCCTGTTCCTGATGCTGGGGATGCTGCTGAACTGGCGTCCGCGCCGCTTTCTCGACGCCATTGCGAAGTCGGTGCCGTCGGTCGCGGGCGTGCTGATCCAGTTCCCGCTGTACGGGGGCATTGCTTACCTGCTGACGAAGGCGCCGGGTCTCGACGGGCAGACGCTCTCGCATCACCTGTCGAGCTTCTTCGTGGCGATTTCGTCGCAGGAATCGTTCCCGGGCGTGATGGGCGTGTACTCGGCGGTGCTGGGCTTCTTCGTGCCGTCGGGCGGCGGCAAGTGGATCATCGAAGCGCCGTACGTGATGCAGGCCGCCAACGATCTGCATGTGCACCTGGGCTGGGCGGTGACCGTGTACAACGCCGCGGAAGCGTTGCCGAACCTGATCAACCCGTTCTGGATGCTGCCGCTGCTCGGCGTGCTCGGTCTGCGCGCCCGCGACGTGGTCGGCTACACGTTCACGCAACTGCTGGTGCACTTCCCGGTCGTCATCGTCATGCTCTGGTGGCTGGCGCGGACGCTGACCTATCATCCGCCGGTGATGCCTTGA
- a CDS encoding ornithine cyclodeaminase family protein, whose amino-acid sequence MKIIDAAATRDALAFGPLLDALNAMFVEGCEVPLRHTHVIPDPVTGADVTVLIMPAWQPGGFLGIKTVNIAPANSTHPQRGLPGLHSTYLLYDAATGVPLAQMDGNEITSRRTAAASALGVAYLAREDASHLALLGAGRVGALVPLAHRTVRPIRRVSVWDRDARAAARAVDGLREQGFEARVCDTAKAAVADADIVTCATLATEPVVQAEWLAPGVHLDLIGSFTPQMREADDACFAGATLFVDTEEALAKSGELLGPMSRGVFTKQDVRGTLADLCRAGRIRREARDERTVFKAVGTALEDLAAAMLVWRTTQGA is encoded by the coding sequence ATGAAAATCATCGACGCTGCCGCCACCCGGGACGCACTGGCGTTCGGCCCGTTACTCGACGCGCTGAACGCCATGTTCGTGGAGGGATGCGAGGTGCCGCTGCGCCATACGCACGTCATTCCGGACCCGGTCACGGGTGCGGACGTGACGGTGCTCATCATGCCGGCGTGGCAGCCGGGCGGCTTTCTCGGCATCAAGACGGTCAACATCGCGCCGGCCAATTCCACCCATCCGCAGCGCGGCCTGCCGGGACTGCATTCCACCTATCTGCTCTACGACGCCGCAACCGGTGTCCCGCTGGCGCAGATGGATGGCAACGAGATCACCTCGCGCCGCACGGCGGCGGCTTCGGCGCTGGGCGTGGCGTATCTGGCGCGTGAAGACGCGTCGCATCTCGCCCTGCTGGGCGCCGGGAGGGTAGGAGCGCTGGTGCCGCTGGCGCATCGCACGGTGCGCCCGATCAGGCGCGTGAGCGTGTGGGACCGCGACGCGCGGGCCGCCGCGCGCGCGGTCGACGGCTTGCGCGAACAGGGATTCGAGGCGCGCGTTTGCGATACCGCCAAAGCGGCCGTGGCCGACGCCGATATCGTGACGTGCGCCACACTGGCGACGGAACCCGTGGTGCAAGCCGAGTGGCTCGCGCCGGGCGTGCATCTGGATTTGATCGGCAGTTTCACGCCGCAGATGCGCGAGGCGGACGACGCCTGCTTTGCCGGTGCGACGTTGTTTGTCGACACCGAAGAAGCGCTGGCGAAGTCGGGCGAACTGCTCGGCCCGATGTCGCGCGGCGTGTTCACGAAGCAGGACGTGCGCGGCACGCTGGCCGACCTGTGCCGCGCCGGGCGGATCCGTCGCGAAGCGCGTGACGAACGCACGGTCTTCAAGGCCGTGGGCACCGCACTTGAAGATCTCGCCGCGGCGATGCTCGTCTGGCGGACGACGCAAGGCGCCTGA
- a CDS encoding LysR family transcriptional regulator: MKPTLRQIEYFVAVAETGQVMRAAERCSASQSSLTIALQNLEVIVGTPLFVRHAKGLRPTEAGERFLRHAYRILNATDDALHEARTLPDDAGGHLRLAVTETISAYLLPSVASMLSKRFPNVELTLIEGDRHEVEAAVLAGDVDLALLLVSNVVADGLVSHTLLRSTRRLWTSPGHPLLNKPSVTLDDVRGQRFLLLDMDEHVQTVERYWHAAHVEPVVHFRTRSIESIRSLVAQGYGVSILSDLVYRPWSIDGGRILRRDLSTGVPSMDVGLVWAERRPPQGLTERLVGALRMLIREINDRGHMGVE, translated from the coding sequence ATGAAGCCAACTCTGCGTCAAATCGAGTACTTCGTGGCCGTGGCCGAAACCGGCCAAGTGATGCGTGCGGCCGAACGATGCAGCGCCTCGCAGTCATCGCTGACGATTGCCTTGCAGAACCTGGAAGTCATCGTGGGCACGCCGCTGTTCGTCCGGCACGCGAAAGGGCTGCGTCCGACCGAGGCCGGCGAGCGCTTCCTGCGGCACGCCTACCGCATCCTGAACGCCACCGACGATGCCCTGCACGAAGCCCGCACGCTCCCCGACGACGCGGGTGGGCACCTGCGTCTGGCCGTCACGGAGACGATCTCCGCGTACCTGCTGCCCTCGGTGGCCAGCATGCTGTCGAAGCGATTTCCCAATGTCGAACTCACGTTGATCGAAGGCGACCGGCACGAGGTGGAAGCCGCGGTGCTCGCGGGCGACGTCGATCTCGCCTTGCTGCTGGTGTCGAACGTCGTGGCCGACGGGCTCGTCTCGCATACGCTGCTGCGCTCGACGCGACGCTTGTGGACGAGTCCGGGGCATCCGCTGCTGAACAAGCCGTCCGTCACGCTCGACGACGTGCGCGGGCAGCGCTTCCTGCTGCTCGATATGGACGAGCACGTGCAGACCGTCGAGCGCTACTGGCATGCGGCGCACGTCGAGCCGGTCGTGCATTTCCGCACGCGCTCGATCGAATCGATTCGCAGCCTCGTGGCGCAGGGATATGGCGTGTCGATTCTCTCGGATCTCGTCTACCGGCCGTGGTCGATCGATGGCGGGCGGATTCTTCGGCGGGATCTGAGCACGGGCGTGCCGTCGATGGATGTGGGACTGGTTTGGGCGGAGCGACGCCCGCCGCAAGGACTGACCGAGCGTCTCGTAGGCGCGCTACGGATGCTCATCCGGGAAATCAACGATCGCGGGCATATGGGTGTCGAATGA
- a CDS encoding molybdopterin-dependent oxidoreductase has product MVQEVKPGFCTLCRSRCGTLNRVENDVLIAVEPDPSHPNGAAMCRKGKAAPELVHHPDRLTTPLRRTAPKGADDPRWERISWDEALAEIATRLGDIRRESGAHAVAFGVTTPSGTPLSDSIDWIERFIRVFGSPNTVYATEICNWHKDFAHAFTFGCGMPTADYAQADVIMLWGHNPTSTWLSQANAIGRGRARGARLLVVDPRKTPLAADADAWLPVRPGTDAALALGLARRLVDTGRFDEVFVRRWTNAPLLVRNDNGHFLRARELAAPDAGTPPDAFVIWDELAAAAQAYDTAHVLSRDAATRAALRGEFVLDGHGGSRIVCRPAFDHLCEGLAPYDPATVSELCGVTPAQLDAAADLFDGAQRVAYHAWSGVAQHANATQIERAIAVLYALTGSFDRRGGNRVMTRQPVNAVAQHELLSSEQQAKALGIDERPLGPPARGWVTARDTYRAILDGEPYRVRALFCFGTNVLVSQADYEMAREALEALEFHVHCDLFETPSSRYADILLPVNTPWEREGLRPGFEIDDQADALIQLRQRMVSPRGESRSDNDIVFDLAVRLGMGDAFFGGSLEAGWNHQLAPTGLDVKTLRAHPEGISRPQPQYERKYARSEAGGVRGFATETRRVELYSERLLRHGYPPVPVHVTSRHVSEEDAPRFPLLLGSTKNGYYCHSQHRGLASLRMRAPDPMVHLHPALAQRKQIAEGDWVRVTTPAGVARFRATFDTGVAEDVLLAEYGWWQACDGAGRGGFTISGEQSSNYNALVTTRDIDPISGSSPMRSFRCDVSRDAASDPARRPWDGQARFRIGELEAAADGVRAIALEPLDDVGLPDYLPGQHVTVRVSIPGHAQPVTRAYSLTGPSNEYERRGYRIAVRHQQGRTPQGESFEGLVSGWLNTGARVGDVIELGAPSGRFVMPLQSRQPVLCFAGGIGITPFLCYLESLAEQIGRGVGQTPEVWLHYANRNGATHAFRDRLVVLARRLPNVHIVNYYDAPRDLDVPGRDYASSERLSAAVVSDELIARRARVYLCGPEPMMAAIMGGLAARGMPAFDMFKEIFRSPGAPRVDTDAAWPVTFARSGREAVWTPSHGSLLSFAESLGVPLPSGCRVGQCESCAVRVLAGEVDHMSDVALDEPGMCLACQAVPREAIVIDA; this is encoded by the coding sequence ATGGTTCAGGAGGTCAAGCCCGGGTTTTGCACGCTGTGCAGATCCCGCTGCGGCACGCTCAATCGCGTGGAAAACGACGTGCTTATCGCGGTGGAGCCCGATCCGTCGCATCCGAACGGCGCCGCCATGTGCCGCAAGGGCAAGGCCGCGCCGGAGTTGGTGCATCATCCGGACCGGTTGACCACGCCGCTGCGCCGCACGGCCCCGAAAGGGGCTGACGACCCGCGCTGGGAACGCATCTCATGGGACGAGGCGCTTGCCGAGATCGCCACGCGTCTGGGCGACATCCGCCGCGAGAGCGGCGCGCATGCCGTGGCGTTCGGCGTCACGACGCCGAGCGGCACACCGCTGTCCGACAGCATCGACTGGATCGAGCGCTTCATCCGGGTGTTCGGCAGCCCCAATACGGTCTACGCGACGGAAATCTGCAACTGGCACAAGGACTTCGCGCACGCTTTCACGTTCGGTTGCGGGATGCCGACGGCGGACTACGCGCAGGCTGACGTCATCATGCTTTGGGGGCACAACCCGACCAGCACCTGGCTGAGCCAGGCCAACGCCATTGGTCGCGGCCGCGCACGCGGCGCGCGCCTGCTGGTCGTCGATCCGCGCAAGACGCCGTTGGCGGCTGATGCCGACGCCTGGCTGCCGGTGCGGCCCGGGACCGATGCCGCGCTCGCCCTCGGTCTCGCGCGGCGTCTCGTCGACACCGGGCGCTTCGACGAGGTCTTCGTGCGGCGCTGGACCAATGCGCCATTGCTGGTGCGCAACGACAACGGCCATTTCCTGCGGGCGCGCGAGCTGGCGGCGCCGGATGCCGGCACGCCGCCGGACGCCTTCGTCATCTGGGACGAACTGGCCGCCGCCGCTCAGGCCTACGACACGGCACATGTGCTGTCCCGCGACGCCGCGACTCGCGCCGCCTTGCGCGGCGAGTTTGTGCTCGACGGCCACGGCGGTTCGCGCATCGTCTGCCGTCCGGCCTTCGATCATCTTTGCGAAGGGCTCGCGCCCTACGATCCGGCGACCGTGAGCGAGTTGTGCGGGGTGACGCCCGCGCAACTCGATGCGGCAGCCGATCTGTTCGACGGCGCGCAGCGCGTCGCCTATCACGCGTGGTCGGGCGTGGCGCAGCATGCCAACGCCACGCAGATCGAGCGCGCCATCGCCGTGCTGTATGCCCTCACGGGCAGTTTCGATCGACGCGGCGGCAATCGTGTGATGACGCGCCAGCCGGTGAATGCCGTCGCGCAGCACGAGTTGCTGAGCTCCGAGCAGCAGGCGAAAGCGCTGGGCATCGACGAGCGTCCGTTGGGACCGCCCGCGCGCGGCTGGGTGACGGCGCGCGACACCTATCGGGCCATCCTCGACGGCGAGCCGTACCGCGTTCGCGCGTTGTTCTGCTTCGGCACCAACGTGCTGGTGTCGCAAGCCGATTACGAGATGGCGCGCGAGGCGCTCGAAGCGCTTGAATTCCACGTTCACTGCGATCTGTTCGAAACCCCTTCGTCGCGCTACGCCGATATTTTGTTGCCGGTGAATACGCCGTGGGAGCGCGAAGGGCTGCGCCCCGGTTTCGAGATCGACGACCAGGCCGACGCATTGATTCAACTGCGTCAGCGCATGGTGTCGCCGCGCGGCGAATCGCGCAGCGACAACGATATCGTGTTCGATCTCGCCGTACGACTGGGGATGGGCGACGCGTTTTTTGGCGGCAGTCTCGAAGCTGGGTGGAACCATCAACTGGCCCCGACCGGGCTCGACGTGAAGACCTTGCGTGCGCACCCCGAAGGTATTTCGCGCCCGCAGCCGCAATACGAACGCAAGTACGCCCGTAGCGAGGCTGGCGGCGTTCGCGGCTTCGCGACCGAGACGCGGCGCGTAGAGCTGTATTCCGAGCGCCTGCTGCGCCATGGCTATCCACCGGTGCCGGTGCATGTGACGTCGCGTCACGTCTCCGAGGAAGATGCGCCGCGCTTCCCGCTGCTGCTCGGCTCGACGAAGAACGGCTACTACTGTCATAGTCAGCATCGCGGATTGGCGAGCCTGCGCATGCGCGCGCCGGACCCGATGGTGCATCTGCACCCGGCGCTCGCGCAGCGCAAGCAAATTGCCGAAGGCGACTGGGTGCGAGTGACGACGCCGGCCGGCGTTGCACGGTTTCGCGCGACGTTCGACACGGGCGTGGCCGAGGACGTGCTGCTTGCGGAATACGGCTGGTGGCAGGCGTGCGACGGTGCCGGACGCGGCGGCTTCACCATCAGCGGGGAACAGTCGAGCAACTACAACGCGCTCGTGACGACTCGGGACATCGATCCGATCAGCGGCTCGTCGCCGATGCGCTCGTTCCGATGCGATGTATCGCGCGACGCGGCCAGCGATCCGGCCCGTCGGCCGTGGGACGGCCAGGCGCGTTTTCGTATCGGCGAACTCGAGGCGGCAGCCGACGGCGTTCGGGCCATCGCCCTCGAACCGCTGGACGACGTGGGACTGCCCGACTATCTGCCGGGGCAGCACGTCACCGTACGTGTATCGATCCCGGGGCATGCGCAACCGGTCACGCGCGCCTATTCGCTGACGGGGCCGTCGAACGAGTACGAACGACGCGGTTATCGCATTGCCGTGCGCCATCAACAGGGACGCACACCCCAAGGAGAATCGTTCGAAGGCCTTGTCTCCGGTTGGCTCAATACCGGCGCACGCGTGGGCGACGTGATCGAACTCGGTGCGCCATCGGGACGTTTCGTCATGCCGCTGCAAAGCCGTCAGCCGGTACTGTGCTTCGCGGGCGGCATCGGCATCACGCCATTTCTCTGCTACCTCGAATCGCTCGCGGAACAAATCGGGCGGGGTGTCGGGCAAACGCCGGAAGTCTGGCTGCACTACGCCAATCGCAATGGTGCGACGCACGCGTTTCGCGATCGCCTGGTCGTGCTGGCGCGGCGGCTACCGAACGTGCACATCGTCAACTATTACGATGCGCCGCGCGACCTCGACGTTCCCGGTCGCGATTACGCGTCGTCGGAGCGGTTGTCGGCGGCCGTCGTGTCGGATGAACTGATTGCCCGCCGTGCGCGCGTCTACCTGTGCGGCCCGGAGCCGATGATGGCCGCGATCATGGGTGGGCTCGCCGCGCGTGGCATGCCGGCATTCGACATGTTCAAGGAGATCTTCCGCTCGCCCGGCGCGCCGCGTGTCGACACCGATGCCGCATGGCCCGTCACGTTCGCCCGCTCGGGCCGCGAAGCCGTGTGGACACCGTCGCACGGCAGTCTGCTGTCGTTTGCCGAGTCGCTGGGAGTGCCGCTGCCGAGCGGCTGCCGCGTCGGGCAGTGCGAGAGCTGCGCCGTGCGCGTGCTCGCGGGCGAAGTCGATCACATGAGCGATGTGGCGCTCGACGAACCCGGCATGTGCCTGGCCTGCCAGGCCGTGCCGCGCGAAGCCATCGTGATCGACGCCTGA